The window GATCGCTTTGCATCGGCGCGGCCTGTTTTCCAGGCTTGGCGCGGGGTTGCTCGTGCGGCAGGCTAGTGGTCTCCAGGCGCTGCAAATGCTCTTTGGCGCGCCCGATCACCTTGGCTGGAACCCCCGCCAGCTGGGCTACCGCCAGACCATAGCTCTGACTGGCCGGCCCCGGCAGTACCCGGTGCAGGAACACAATCCGCTCGTTATGCTCAGTGGCGTTGAGGTGCACGTTGGCAACCAATGGCTCACTTTCCGGCAATACCGTCAGCTCGAAGTAGTGCGTCGCAAACAGCGTGTAGGCGCGCAACTGGGCGAGGCATTCTGCCGCAGCCCAGGCCAGCGATAAACCGTCGAACGTGCTGGTGCCGCGACCCACTTCGTCCATCAGCACCAGGCTGCGATCAGTGGCATTGTGAAGAATGTTTGCCGTTTCGCTCATTTCCACCATGAAGGTGGAGCGGCCACCGGCCAGATCGTCGCTGGAACCGATACGGGTGAAGATGCGATCCACCAGCGACAACTCACAACTGGCGGCGGGCACGAAGCTGCCGATGTGAGCCAGCAGCACGATCAAGGCTGTCTGGCGCATGTAGGTGGATTTACCGCCCATGTTCGGACCGGTGATCACCAGCATGCGAGTCTTGTCATCCAGGTCCAGGTCATTGGCCACGAACGGGGTAGACAACACCTGCTCAACCACCGGATGGCGACCTTGGTCGATGCGCATGCACGGTTCGTCGACAAACTGTGGGCAGTTCAAGTCCAGATTCAACGCCCGCTCTGCGAGGTTGCTCAGCACATCCAGTTCAGCCAGCGCCGAAGCAGTGTCTTGCAAGGGAGCGAGATGACCGATGAGGTCTTCCAGCAACGCTTCGTAGAGCATTTTCTCCCGAGCCAACGCACGGCTTTTGGCTGACAGCGCCTTGTCTTCGAACTCTTTCAGCTCCGGGGTGATAAACCGCTCGGCGCCTTTGAGCGTCTGGCGCCTGATGTAGTCGGCAGGGGCCGACTCAGCCTGTTTGCTCGGCAGCTCGATGAAGTAGCCGTGAATCCGGTTGTAACCCACTTTCAGGTGGGCAAGGCCAGTGCGGGCTTTTTCCCGGGCTTCCAGGTCGATGAGAAATTGCCCGGCGTTTTCGCTCAACGACTGCAGTTCATCCAGCTCGGCGTCGTAACCGGTCTTCAGCACGCCGCCATCGCGGATCACCGCCGGTGGGTTATCAATCACGGCGCGTTGCAGCAGCTCGGCCAGTTCCGGGTAGACCCCGGCGGTCTTGGCCAGTTGCTGCAGATGCGGCGCTTCCAGCTCGGTCATCGCCACTTGCAGCTCAGGCAAAGCGCTCAAGGCATCGCGCAGGCGAGCCAGGTCGCGAGGCCGCGCGTTACGCAGGCCGATACGCGCCAGGATGCGCTCGATGTCGCCAATCTCTTTGAGCTGCGGTTGCAGGCTTTCGAAGCGATAGCGCTCCAGCAGGCAGGTAATCGAAGACTGACGCGCCTTGAGAACGCTCAGATCACGCAGTGGACGATTCAGCCAGCGGGTCAGCAGGCGCGTACCCATGGCCGTCTGGCAGCGGTCGACCACTGATTGCAAGGTGTTGTCGCGCCCTCCGGCCAGGTTGGTATCGAGTTCCAGATTGCGTCGGGTCGCAGCGTCGAGGATAACGGTGTCATCCAGGCGCTCGTGTCGCAGGCTGCGCAGGTGCGGCAGGGCGGTGCGCTGGGTTTCCTTGGCGTAGCCCAGCAGGCAACCGGCAGCGCCGATGGCGAGGGTCAGGTTTTCGCAGCCGAAGCCTTTCAGGTCCTGAGTGGAGAACTGCTGGCAGAGGCTTTTCAGGGCTGAGTCACGCTCGAAATCCCAAGGTGCGCGACGACGTGCTCCACGGCGCTTTTCTGCTGGCAGGCCTTGCGGCCAGTCATCCGGGATCAACAACTCGACAGGGTTGATGCGCTCAAGCTCGGCCAGCAGGTTCTCCCAGCCCTTGATCTCCAGCACGCTGAAATTGCCACTGGTGATGTCCATCACCGCCAGGCCAAACAGGCGCTCATCGCCCAGGACGGCGGCGATCAGGTTGTCGCGGCGTTCGTCGAGCAAGGCTTCGTCGCTGACAGTGCCCGGGGTGATGATCCGCACCACTTGGCGGTCGACAGGCCCTTTGCTGGCCGCAGGGTCGCCCACCTGTTCGCAAATCACCACCGATTCGCCCAGCTTCACCAGCTTGGCCAGATAGCCTTCAGCGGCGTGATAGGGAATGCCACACATAGGGATGCTCTGACCCGCGGATTGCCCACGCGCAGTCAGGGTGATATCCAGCAGCTTGGCGGCTTTTTTCGCATCCTCGTAGAAGATTTCGTAGAAGTCGCCCATGCGATAGAACATCAGCTGGTCAGGGTGCTGATTTTTCAAGCGCCAGTATTGCTGCATCATCGGGGTGTGTGCGGAGAGATCGGAAATTGCTTTGTTCATC of the Paucimonas lemoignei genome contains:
- the mutS gene encoding DNA mismatch repair protein MutS — translated: MNKAISDLSAHTPMMQQYWRLKNQHPDQLMFYRMGDFYEIFYEDAKKAAKLLDITLTARGQSAGQSIPMCGIPYHAAEGYLAKLVKLGESVVICEQVGDPAASKGPVDRQVVRIITPGTVSDEALLDERRDNLIAAVLGDERLFGLAVMDITSGNFSVLEIKGWENLLAELERINPVELLIPDDWPQGLPAEKRRGARRRAPWDFERDSALKSLCQQFSTQDLKGFGCENLTLAIGAAGCLLGYAKETQRTALPHLRSLRHERLDDTVILDAATRRNLELDTNLAGGRDNTLQSVVDRCQTAMGTRLLTRWLNRPLRDLSVLKARQSSITCLLERYRFESLQPQLKEIGDIERILARIGLRNARPRDLARLRDALSALPELQVAMTELEAPHLQQLAKTAGVYPELAELLQRAVIDNPPAVIRDGGVLKTGYDAELDELQSLSENAGQFLIDLEAREKARTGLAHLKVGYNRIHGYFIELPSKQAESAPADYIRRQTLKGAERFITPELKEFEDKALSAKSRALAREKMLYEALLEDLIGHLAPLQDTASALAELDVLSNLAERALNLDLNCPQFVDEPCMRIDQGRHPVVEQVLSTPFVANDLDLDDKTRMLVITGPNMGGKSTYMRQTALIVLLAHIGSFVPAASCELSLVDRIFTRIGSSDDLAGGRSTFMVEMSETANILHNATDRSLVLMDEVGRGTSTFDGLSLAWAAAECLAQLRAYTLFATHYFELTVLPESEPLVANVHLNATEHNERIVFLHRVLPGPASQSYGLAVAQLAGVPAKVIGRAKEHLQRLETTSLPHEQPRAKPGKQAAPMQSDLFASLPHPVLEELSRAKLDDVTPRQALELLYALQTRI